One stretch of Nycticebus coucang isolate mNycCou1 chromosome 7, mNycCou1.pri, whole genome shotgun sequence DNA includes these proteins:
- the INHBB gene encoding inhibin beta B chain → MDGLPGRVLGAACLILLAAGWLGPEAWGSPTPPPSPAAPPPPPPPGAPGGSQDTCTSCGGFRRPEELGRVDGDFLEAVKRHILSRLQMRGRPNITHAVPKAAMVTALRKLHAGKVREDGRVEIPHLDGHASPGADGQERVSEIISFAETDGLASSRVRLYFFISNEGNQNLFVVQASLWLYLKLLPYVLEKGNRRKVRVKVYFQEQGYGDRWNVVEKKVDLKRSGWHTFPLTEAIQALFERGERRLNLDVQCDSCQELAVVPVFVDPGEESHRPFVVVQARLGDSRHRIRKRGLECDGRTNLCCRQQFFIDFRLIGWNDWIIAPTGYYGNYCEGNCPAYLAGVPGSASSFHTAVVNQYRMRGLNPGTVNSCCIPTKLSTMSMLYFDDEYNIVKRDVPNMIVEECGCA, encoded by the exons ATGGACGGGCTGCCTGGCCGGGTGCTGGGGGCCGCCTGCCTTATACTGCTGGCAGCCGGCTGGCTAGGGCCTGAGGCCTGGGGCTCACCCACGCCCCCGCCGTCGCCCGCtgcacccccaccacccccaccacctggAGCCCCGGGAGGTTCGCAGGACACCTGTACGTCGTGCGGCGGTTTCCGGCGGCCAGAGGAGTTGGGCCGAGTGGACGGCGACTTTCTAGAGGCTGTGAAGCGGCACATCTTGAGCCGCCTGCAGATGCGGGGCCGGCCCAACATCACGCACGCCGTGCCGAAAGCCGCCATGGTCACGGCCCTGCGCAAGCTGCACGCTGGCAAGGTGCGCGAGGACGGCCGCGTGGAGATCCCGCACCTCGACGGCCACGCTAGCCCGGGCGCCGACGGCCAGGAACGCGTCTCAGAAATCATCAGCTTCGCTGAGACAG ATGGCCTTGCCTCCTCCCGGGTCCGCCTGTACTTCTTCATCTCCAATGAAGGCAACCAGAACCTGTTTGTGGTACAGGCCAGCCTATGGCTTTACCTGAAACTCCTGCCCTATGTTTTGGAGAAGGGCAACCGGCGGAAGGTGCGGGTCAAGGTGTACTTCCAGGAGCAGGGCTATGGTGACAGGTGGAATGTGGTGGAGAAGAAGGTGGACCTCAAGCGCAGCGGCTGGCACACCTTCCCACTCACGGAGGCCATCCAGGCCTTGTTCGAGCGGGGTGAGAGGCGACTCAACCTGGACGTGCAGTGTGACAGCTGCCAGGAGCTGGCCGTGGTGCCTGTGTTCGTGGACCCGGGCGAGGAGTCACACAGGCCCTTTGTGGTGGTGCAGGCTCGGCTGGGTGACAGCAGGCACCGCATTCGCAAGCGAGGCCTGGAGTGCGATGGCCGGACCAACCTCTGTTGCAGGCAACAGTTCTTCATTGACTTCCGCCTCATCGGCTGGAACGACTGGATCATCGCGCCCACCGGCTACTACGGGAACTACTGTGAGGGCAACTGCCCAGCATACCTGGCGGGGgtccctggctctgcctcttccttccACACAGCTGTGGTGAACCAGTACCGCATGCGGGGCCTGAACCCCGGCACAGTTAACTCCTGCTGCATCCCCACCAAGCTGAGCACCATGTCCATGCTGTACTTTGATGACGAGTACAACATTGTCAAGCGGGACGTGCCCAACATGATCGTGGAGGAGTGTGGCTGTGCCTGA